One region of Panulirus ornatus isolate Po-2019 chromosome 42, ASM3632096v1, whole genome shotgun sequence genomic DNA includes:
- the LOC139761798 gene encoding uncharacterized protein, translating into MRAAWVWLYVWVGVWEAKCGWGNLLDHDTSNKDHVLPSHDDLHLQPFPVPPPPQVGRTGQPLTHLPGREEGPADPVTDHTDDILTGTQRQLVRLLLGRDWKLVVRDPEFRQLLKQEMARSDVTSFTQNYDTIIERASIAASRAEEASGGDVHRLAEEVMAEAETLGLDPGRLAMLPQQNHQEGRRDARQNNIYDVIDDLTNLNKKIPERSSPLRDTHDNYVSESPVPYAVLPLKDMMGIFQALNLEYWPSASGYDAPTTHTAPPSYSPPHQSPSYNHKPSGYVHLPPPESPTYHAPPPIEVCPSGHGGVFAFFAFITLTLTLMIDFTLSIMVNINATGIGGGAIAGGNNNNNNNNNNNNNNNNNNNNNNNNINNNNGRAFDIFQNNFGGLDIDWSVVSDLDLVDHNLPERYRQSRDVPVSDSFHDYTPIMKTGIKRPRMIFDEWKKAFPFGSVFISPNSRVKIATTALQLEGMEFLRQSLTYDPLVYKTNPFTKSGNIKNETTNDHHSYPDVRLAGKLEIDYKDNLEEHDSVNHTEQLLLDGSLDDSLIAMKNYTDFLNSTHLYFLPDYDLSHSVHASATVNMDTSSKGNDNEEHSNELELTYVGGNTDGSPTMSSDSENTRMEVTVVEVQQQEEEAYVEEKEEAAYVVEEEVHFRQTLLPRGKQIYSQRRRHFRRAERWRDTRPRDSLTDQYQSSILPHNQVNLQQWCQAGHECQEAAVRAMFQVMRGYVLALAETRQACVLWLLCHASARAAAEGAVGIMAATLASGVASQYPVVVAGAGLRATVAARNVGLRTANCSRFYVPLCRVAHLQDRGRDRP; encoded by the exons ATGAGGGCGGCGTGGGTGTGGCTGTACGTATGGGTGGGCGTTTGGGAGGCTAAGTGTGGGTGGGGAAACCTCCTGGACCATGACACCAGTAACAAGGACCACGTCCTACCTTCCCACGATGACCTCCACCTTCAGCCCTtccctgtaccaccaccaccccag GTGGGTCGCACAGGCCAGCCACTCACGCACCTGCCTGGCCGTGAGGAAGGCCCAGCTGACCCCGTCACCGACCACACTGATGACATCCTGACGGGGACGCAGCGGCAGTTGGTCCGGCTACTGCTGGGGCGTGACTGGAAGCTGGTGGTGCGTGATCCAGAATTCAGGCAGCTGCTGAAACAAGAAATGGCGCGATCAGATGTCACTTCCTTCACCCAAAATTATGACACGATTATTGAGAGGGCCAGCATTGCGGCTAGTAGAGCTGAGGAGGCATCAGGGGGTGACGTCCACAGACTGGCAGAGGAAGTAATGGCGGAGGCTGAGACCCTAGGCCTGGACCCAGGAAGGTTGGCGATGTTGCCCCAACAGAACCATCAGGAAGGTAGGAGGGACGCTCGCCAAAACAATATCTATGACGTCATAGATGATCTCACAAACTTGAACAAGAAAATACCTGAGAGATCCTCACCCCTGCGAGATACCCATGACAACTACGTCTCTGAGTCGCCAGTTCCTTATGCCGTCCTTCCGCTCAAAGACATGATGGGTATCTTCCAGGCCCTGAACCTTGAGTACTGGCCCTCTGCCTCAGGCTACGAcgccccaacaacacacacagcccCGCCCTCCTACAGTCCTCCCCATCAATCCCCGAGTTACAACCACAAGCCCTCGGGGTATGTTCATCTGCCACCTCCCGAGAGCCCCACCTACCACGCTCCACCGCCTATCGAGGTATGCCCTTCGGGGCATGGCGGTGTCTTCGCCTTCTTCGCCttcatcaccctcaccctcaccctcatgattgacttcaccctctccatcatggTCAATATCAACGCCACAGGCATCGGAGGTGGTGCAATAGCtggaggaaataataataataataataataataataataataataataataataacaataataataacaataataacaacattaaCAATAACAATGGTCGTGCGTTTGATATATTCCAAAATAACTTCGGTGGACTTGATATTGACTGGTCGGTTGTGTCAGACCTGGACCTCGTTGACCATAACCTTCCGGAGAGATACAGACAGTCACGAGACGTCCCAGTCTCCGACTCCTTTCACGACTACACACCCATTATGAAGACCGGCATCAAGAGGCCCAGAATGATTTTCGATGAATGGAAGAAGGCCTTTCCATTTGGGTCAGTGTTTATCTCGCCAAACTCCAGGGTAAAGATCGCCACAACAGCCTTACAATTGGAGGGGATGGAGTTCCTGAGGCAATCCCTCACGTATGACCCTTTAGTTTACAAGACTAATCCTTTCACCAAATCCGGAAACATAAAGAATGAAACAACCAACGATCATCACTCGTACCCAGATGTACGACTGGCTGGAAAATTGGAAATTGATTATAAAGACAATTTGGAAGAGCACGACTCAGTGAACCACACCGAGCAACTACTGTTGGACGGATCACTGGATGACTCACTTATCGCTATGAAGAACTACACCGATTTTCTCAACTCGACGCATTTGTATTTCCTGCCAGATTATGATCTCAGTCACTCCGTCCACGCCTCTGCCACCGTCAACATGGACACCTCTAGTAAAGGAAATGATAATGAAGAACACAGTAATGAATTAGAGCTTACTTACGTAGGAGGTAACACTGATGGAAGTCCAACCATGTCCAGTGATTCAGAGAACACAAGGATGGAAGTGACTGTTGTGGAggtgcaacagcaggaggaggaagcgtacgttgaggagaaagaggaagcgGCGTACGTTGTGGAGGAGGAAGTGCATTTCCGACAGACTTTACTGCCCAGAGGAAAGCAAATATATTCGCAGAGACGCCGTCATTTCAGACGAGCTGAACGTTGGCGGGACACCAGGCCGAGAGATAGCCTGACGGACCAGTACCAGTCTTCTATATTGCCCCATAACCAG GTGAACCTGCAACAGTGGTGCCAGGCTGGGCACGAGTGCCAGGAGGCGGCGGTGCGAGCCATGTTCCAGGTGATGCGGGGATACGTCCTGGCGTTGGCCGAGACTCGACAGGCCTGTGTCCTGTGGCTCCTCTGCCACGCCTCCGCCAGAGCGGCCGCTGAGGGTGCCGTGGGAATCATGGCCGCCACACTCGCCAG CGGTGTGGCGAGCCAGTacccagtggtggtggcaggggctgGGCTGAGGGCGACCGTGGCCGCTAGGAACGTTGGCCTCCGCACCGCAAACTGCTCCAGGTTCTACGTCCCGCTCTGCCGCGTCGCGCACTTACAAGACCGAGGACGTGACCGTCCATAG
- the LOC139762032 gene encoding uncharacterized protein → MYSFFAFAILSLDITADIMGAINTDINITSSASTSNNTNNGSNDNNNNNTNNNNNNNNGKRSLDTLASAINMVGGHTSSRLPEGDAQQPLVLVLPGIPDKGQPDAPGDASETGIPQEPAASAWPGDLHAHHSGNSVDSSSNSEADHPGGALEKGRKEEALTVPYESFAAIHQWLIRRQGRTRKRSYSEGYVKAWFQVILDVYHAFDVPSIPLVQEEVIP, encoded by the coding sequence ATGTACTCCTTCTTCGCTTTCGCCATCCTTAGTTTGGACATCACCGCTGACATAATGGGCGCCATTAACACTGATATTAACATTACATCATCTGCATCTACGTCAAACAATACAAATAACGGcagcaatgataataacaataacaacaccaacaacaacaataacaacaacaatggtaAGAGATCACTAGACACACTGGCATCTGCCATAAACATGGTCGGGGGTCATACCTCCAGCAGGCTTCCCGAGGGTGATGCACAACAACCACTCGTCCTGGTGTTGCCTGGGATCCCAGATAAAGGCCAGCCCGACGCACCAGGGGACGCCAGTGAAACGGGCATCCCTCAAGAGCCAGCTGCCAGCGCCTGGCCTGGAGATCTTCACGCACATCATTCAGGAAATTCGGTggactcctcctccaacagcgaGGCGGACCACCCAGGAGGAGCtctggagaagggaaggaaggaggaggcgttGACGGTGCCGTACGAAAGTTTCGCTGCCATTCACCAGTGGCTCATCAGGCGTCAGGGTCGGACACGCAAAAGGAGTTACTCTGAGGGTTATGTGAAAGCTTGGTTCCAGGTTATACTGGACGTCTATCATGCCTTCGACGTACCGAGTATCCCTCTGGTACAAGAGGAGGTTATACCCTAA
- the LOC139761799 gene encoding uncharacterized protein yields the protein MEATVLVMTVLGVVVTQGHNLDDSERSTSEVASIVLQQIQSHLAAASSSLVDGRMYGACTDSFSVFGFLAFLLALLDLILELQDMDDGTRRRRAAQGESVPIPPCQEEQEVLQATSASYSLLRGFLNALATDDAECAKRFLCEGAEEASAAGPLGEVIANVASLNAGSWLLKVNSTLFADVGTAGQSGAKLRGCAVRYSRCFALPDTYRYPGVYRGPQLPSHVYQPIIDEVLDVVRDTLL from the exons ATGGAGGCGacggtgctggtgatgactgtgcTGGGAGTGGTCGTGACCCAGGGTCATAACCTCGATGACTCCGAACGTTCCACCTCCGAGGTGGCAAG CATCGTCCTGCAGCAGATCCAGTCCCATCTGGCCGCTGCCTCCAGCAG CCTGGTGGACGGGAGGATGTATGGCGCCTGCACTGACTCCTTCAGTGTGTTTGGCTTCCTGGCCTTCCTGCTGGCACTGCTGGACCTGATCCTGGAGCTGCAAGATATGGACGACGGCACCAGGCGGCGGAGGGCGGCACAGGGGGAGAGTGTCCCCATACCACCCTGCCAG GAGGAGCAGGAAGTGCTACAGGCCACCTCCGCCAGTTACAGCCTCCTGCGTGGATTCCTTAACGCCCTGGCCACTGACGACGCCGAATGTGCCAAGAGGTTCCTGTGTGAGGGAGCCGAGGAAGCTTCTGCCGCTGGTCCCCTTGGGGAAGTCATCGCCAACGTCGCCAG CCTGAACGCTGGGTCGTGGCTCCTGAAGGTGAATTCGACACTCTTCGCTGACGTAGGCACTGCTGGCCAGTCTGGGGCAAAGTTGCGGGGCTGCGCCGTACGCTACTCCCGGTGCTTTGCGCTCCCCGACACCTACCGCTATCCCGGTGTGTACCGGGGTCCTCAGCTACCCTCTCATGTGTACCAGCCGATCATAGACGAGGTCTTGGATGTGGTGAGGGATACCTTGCTTTAG
- the LOC139761997 gene encoding uncharacterized protein: MLSGFPQVFCQLPLALFIVFTCPGVSGETFPSYSEWNTTWESDDSGGIGSDYESADNDTDVEYSDEIRRELGHLEYVADSDTTNCHHFSPDLSLTLQLGEELLRVSPTLHYRSLQFLGILDDPKGNIYTQSGSKTEPGTVNEAKEAQSEKDLQISQGANILGFILIYLSTIVSSLKAVWLPPGVEESLVAGQDGRDVDEVAEAPTQRDTMDHLGARRDGESGQVYLSKMNYSENLPDDDHHLSRRHDDHNYRPVMYYPEVKCKHSNTGIFSFLAFCILSFDITADIMKSINISIDIGGGCSCGGCSCGNGTSCGGNNNNNNNNNNNNNNNNSNINTRSGLTSYLYPQLTGRKFGCGCGCGCCGGNNNNNNNNNNNDNGGGGGTGGGGGTGGGNNNNNNNNNNNNNNVVGPSRVGRFLPRSYGYGRSLVDSVMEGVANLLHPPSTHIDHLPDGGSQEPHSQEKERHTENFGREFRNIYRYMNNESDEDKQEQLSAADEPVGGSDQTEDLEAEYDNEKPIMHERDNMIHTNHGGVPRLALVSPEMRFWPLWPTYQQLLGGKPEALSKGVGQLFLREWFRVVMKVLGPRLNATRALSAAWSREAT, from the exons ATGTTATCAGGATTTCCACAAGTTTTCTGTCAGTTGCCTCTCGCTTTGTTTATTGTGTTTACTTGCCCTGGTGTGTCCGGAGAAACATTTCCATCTTACTCTGAGTGGAACACTACCTGGGAATCAGATGACTCTGGAGGGATCGGTTCTGATTATGAATCGGCAGATAATGATACAGACGTGGAGTACAGCGATGAGATACGCCGTGAGCTGGGCCACCTAGAGTATGTGGCAGACTCTGACACTACTAACTGCCATCACTTCTCTCCAGACctcagcctcacacttcagctgGGGGAGGAACTGTTGAGAGTGTCTCCGACCCTCCACTACAGAAGTCTCCAGTTCCTGGGTATCCTAGATGACCCTAAAGGTAACATCTACACCCAGAGTGGCAGCAAGACGGAACCAGGTACGGTCAACGAAGCCAAGGAAG CACAATCTGAAAAGGATTTACAAATTTCGCAAGGTGCAAATATACTGGGATTTATATTGATATACTTGTCAACAATTGTATCATCCCTGAAAGCAGTTTGGCTTCCTCCAGGTGTGGAGGAGTCTCTCGTAGCCGGGCAGGACGGACGCGATGTCGACGAGGTCGCAGAAGCTCCGACCCAGCGAGACACTATGGACCACCTCGGGGCCAGGAGGGACGGTGAGAGTGGCCAGGTTTATCTGTCCAAGATGAACTATTCTGAGAACCTTCCAGACGACGATCACCATCTTTCTCGACGACACGACGACCACAACTACCGTCCAGTGATGTACTATCCGGAGGTTAAGTGTAAACATTCCAACACCGGCATCTTCTCCTTCCTGGCCTTCTGCATCCTGTCATTTGACATCACAGCAGACATCATGAAGAGCATCAACATCTCCATCGACATTG GTGGCGGGTGCAGCTGTGGCGGGTGTAGCTGTGGGAATGGCACGAGTTGTGgaggaaacaacaacaataacaacaacaacaacaacaacaacaacaacaacaatagtaatatCAACACCAGGAGCGGGCTAACCTCATACCTCTACCCACAACTCACCGGACGCAAGttcggctgcggctgcggctgcggctgttGTGGgggtaacaacaacaataacaacaacaacaacaacaacgataacggaggtggaggaggcacgggaggtggaggaggaacaggaggagggaacaacaacaacaacaacaacaacaacaacaacaacaacaatgtggTTGGTCCCAGCAGGGTAGGGAGGTTCCTGCCACGGAGCTACGGCTACGGCCGCTCGCTGGTGGACAGCGTGATGGAGGGCGTGGCCAAcctgctacaccctccctccacacacatcgACCACCTGCCTGACGGAGGAAGTCAGGAACCACACAGTCAGGAAAAGGAGAGACACACTGAAAATTTTGGCAGAGAATTTAGGAATATCTATCGTTATATGAACAATGAGtcagatgaagacaagcaagaacAGCTGAGCGCTGCTGATGAACCAGTAGGTGGCTCAGACCAGACTGAAGACTTGGAGGCcgagtatgataatgaaaaaccCATCATGCACGAGAGAGACAACATGATCCACACCAACCACGGTGGTGTTCCTAGACTGGCGTTAGTTTCTCCAGAGATGAGGTTCTGGCCGCTATGGCCAACCTACCAACAGCTACTGGGAGGTAAGCCAGAGGCTCTGTCGAAAGGCGTAGGTCAACTGTTTCTGAGGGAGTGGTTCAGGGTTGTGATGAAGGTATTAGGACCACGCCTTAATGCCACCCGCGCCCTCTCTGCTGCCTGGTCCAGGGAGGCGACATAG